Sequence from the Deltaproteobacteria bacterium CG11_big_fil_rev_8_21_14_0_20_49_13 genome:
CATCGCCTGTCTGAGAGTCGAATCGTTCACCTGTTCCGCCTTTGCAAGATATCCAAGAAATCCCCCGGCAAAGGTATCGCCTGCGCCGGTCGGGTCTTTCACCAAGCGGAGCGGCATTGCTGGGACATAGAACATGGTATCATCCGTAAAGAGCATGGCCCCGTGCTCGCCCCTCTTTATTACGAGCGTCTTGGGCCCCATCCTGCGTATGGCTTCTGCGGCGATCACAAGATTATGTTCGCCCGATAAGAGTCTCGCCTCCTCATCATTGATGATAAGAAGGTCCGTTCTGGCGACCACTTTCTTTACATCTTCAAGTTTATTATTGAGCCATATCTCGCGCGTATCGCAGGCTATCAGTTTCGATCCTTTTACCTGATCAAGGACATCCAGCTGTAGTTCCGGATGGATGCAGGCGAGAAAAACGTAATCACAGTGTTTATATTCATCCGGAAGTTTTGGTTTAAAATCTGCGAAGACGCCGAGATCGGTCACAAGGTTCTGCGCTTCGTTCAAGGACTTGCCATACTTCCCCTTCCAGTAGAACGTCTTTCCATTCGCATTGACCTCAAGGCCCTTAAGGCAGATCTTGCGGCTCTTCAAAAAGTCGATATGTTCATCATTAAAATCGTTCCCTACTACGCCGACAAGCTTGATGTCTGTGAAAAAACTTGCCGCTGTGGCAAAATGCGTTGCGGCGCCACCAAGCGCCCGCTCACGTACTCCGGCAGGCGTTTCAAGATCATCATATGCAACAGAACCGACGACTAATATTGACATAGAAACATGTCATTGCGAGTCTGAAGGGCGAAGCAATCTAGCGCACTGGATTGCTTCGTCGCTTGTGGCTCCTCGCAATGACCTCATTTAAGATACCTTCCCGCTATCGGTTCCAATTTCTTCTTCACATCTTTTGGTATCAATTTCGGGTCGGTCATTATCGCGCCTTTTAAGGCAGAGGCGCATGCACAGTTCCTATCTTCAGCTATCTTTGGAAGCGCCGCCTTGATGACCGCCTGCGCATTGGCAACATTCGCTCTTATTATCTCAAGCACCGCGACCACGTCGACGTGGTCTTCGTCTTTCCATGCATCGTAATCCGTAGAGAGCGCTATCGTGGAATAACATATTTCGGCCTCGCGCGCGAGCT
This genomic interval carries:
- a CDS encoding sugar kinase: MSILVVGSVAYDDLETPAGVRERALGGAATHFATAASFFTDIKLVGVVGNDFNDEHIDFLKSRKICLKGLEVNANGKTFYWKGKYGKSLNEAQNLVTDLGVFADFKPKLPDEYKHCDYVFLACIHPELQLDVLDQVKGSKLIACDTREIWLNNKLEDVKKVVARTDLLIINDEEARLLSGEHNLVIAAEAIRRMGPKTLVIKRGEHGAMLFTDDTMFYVPAMPLRLVKDPTGAGDTFAGGFLGYLAKAEQVNDSTLRQAMVSGSAMASFNVEDFSLDRLRTLTWNEIQERMHEFKILSHFEL